The following proteins are co-located in the Lagenorhynchus albirostris chromosome 2, mLagAlb1.1, whole genome shotgun sequence genome:
- the LOC132515319 gene encoding uncharacterized protein LOC132515319, which yields MGASVLGSPRAERAWGHLYRAPLPPGLQTSVQSPRCCLPTWHACAHTGTRAHMSRLSHSPAQGGLQPQGHCPCTPDGTTPHGPGLGPVGGVCLGGLPNIWQKPLRDGSPALPRFLEAGDGRKKRRCPSPLTGSCLGLLHVHLTNQPEGVLCMSGRAPPTLVLPSASCGAVPAALPTQRTPWAGAPLSSGCVCLAQGEESDRNACSGKNEARLLEKEHRKRVLGLQPSDAPASLLQPFMLPLPPGAQGPHTHLPAQFPFPLSSTLPHKSPSQPAPDSGASSISSWLLPASQGPICLCFSPAFLLPTSTGSSIPKHTPPGPPSMACLAADIPRIEACFSWTVPPGSYGLSP from the exons ATGGGGGCATCTGTACTGGGCTCCCCTCGGGCAGAGAGGGCATGGGGGCATCTGTACCGGGCTCCCCTGCCACCAGGCCTGCAGACCTCTGTCCAGAGTCCCCGATGCTGTCTCCCCACGTGgcacgcatgtgcacacacaggcacacgtgCGCACATGTCCCGACTCTCACACTCCCCTGCCCAGGGAGGTCTCCAGCCCCAGGGCCACTGCCCGTGCACCCCAGACGGAACCACGCCTCACGGACCAGGCCTTGGTCCCGTTGGTGGTGTCTGCCTCGGAGGGCTTCCTAACATCTGGCAAAAACCTCTGAGGGACggctccccagccctgccacggttcCTGGAGGCTGGAGAcgggaggaaaaagaggaggtGCCCCTCCCCACTCACTGGATCCTGTCTGGGGCTCCTCCACGTGCATTTGACGAACCAGCCAGAAGGCGTGCTCTGCATGTCTGGACGGGCTCCCCCTACACTCGTTCTGCCGTCCGCGTCCTGCGGAGCTGTCCCAGCGGCACTTCCCACGCAGCGGACCCCATGGGCAGGGGCTCCCCTCAGCAGTGGATGCGTGTGTCTTGCCCAGGGAGAGGAGAGTGACAGAAACGCCTGCAGCGGG AAAAACGAAGCCAGGCTCCTCGAGAAAGAACACAGGAAGCGAGTGCTAGGTCTGCAGCCGAGTGATGCCCCGGCTTCCCTGCTCCAGCCCTTCATGCTGCCTCTGCCCCCAGGGGCTCAGGGCCCTCACACCCACCTTCCTGCCCAGTTCCCATTCCCCCTTTCATCCACGCTGCCACACAAGAGTCCCTCCCAACCTGCGCCAGACTCAGGGGCCTCTTCCATCTCCTCCTGGCTCCTCCCCGCCTCCCAGGGCCCCATCTGCCTGTGCTTCTCTCCAGCTTTCCTGCTGCCCACATCCACTGGCTCCTCCATCCCCAAACACACTCCTCCTGGGCCTCCTTCCATGGCTTGTTTGGCTGCTGACATCCCAAGGATTGAAGCCTGCTTCTCCTGGACAGTCCCTCCTGGCTCTTATGGCCTCAGTCCTTAG